The DNA region TGTTCCCGCGCCACGTCGTCGCTCCTTGCGTCAAGAGGAGATCGAGATCGTTCACGAGGCACGGGTTGCAGCTCGCGGCGCCGGGGGCGTCGGTCCAGGCGAGCGTCGCCTTCACGGGGACGCGCGAGTCCTGGACGACGTAGCTCGCGGTGAAGGCGCCGGCATCGCCGGTCGTGCCGATCACCGTGCTCTGATCGACGAACTGCGTCGCGAGCGGGCTCTGGAGCGAGTTCTTCAGATTGATGCGACCCCACCCCTCGCTGTTGTTCGGCACGTCGAGGGCCTTCATGTCGACGGCGCCCTGGATCAGGATCGCCTTGTCCATGGCGGGGGAGGGGAAGACGGCGAAGCGATTCTTGAACCAGTTGAAGACGATCGCCGAGGCGCCGGCGACGCGCGGCGCCGCCTGGCTCGTGCCGGTGAAGAGGGTGTACTTGTTCGAGCCGTCCACGCCCAGCGAGGCGCAGCAGCCGGCGAGGGCGCTGCTGTCGCAGAAACAGTCGTACGTCGTGACGACCGACGATTTCGGCCCGCCGATGACGTGCCCCGGGGCCGTGACGTCGGGCTTGATGCGCCCATCGGTCGTCGGCCCTCGCGACGAGGAGTCGTTGAGCGTGTCGATGTCGTCGGCCGAGCCGCCGCATCCAGCGACGCCGGGGCAGAGGCCGGGGCGGAAGTTCTCGCTGTTGCCGACCGAGATGATGTTCTTCGCGGCGTGCGGCGACGAGAGGGAGCTGGCCGCGGGGCCGCTGTTCCCGGCCGAGAAGACGACGGCATATTGCTGGTTGCCGGCGGTCGTCGAGTCGGCGTCCCTCACGCGCGCGTCCCAGACCTGGCACTGCGACGTGTACGAGCTTCCGGGCGTGAGGCCGTCGGTGTACGAGTGGCTGCCGATCTGCGCGCCGCCGAACTTCACGGCGTCCTGCGCGATGTTGGCGCCGTCGATGCTCACCCCCGGGCAGTCGGTCGAGTCGAGGGCCTTCTGGAAGTAGAGGTGCGCCCCCGGCGCGGAGCCCGCTCCCCAGAAGAAGCCCCCCGGGTCGGTGAGCCCGGTGCCGGTCGGCAGGCGCGGATCGCCTACGGCGATGCCGGCGACGTTCGTCCCGTGGCCGTCGCGGTCGCGGTTCTGCGAGCAGAAGGTTGTCGCGAAGGTGGTCCGGTTCCGGAGATCTCCGTGGAGCGTCGCGAGGATGCCGGTGTCGAGGCCGGTGTCGGCGACGGCGACGGTGACGCCGGTCCCGTCCGCCCCCAGGGCCGCGAGCCACGCGTGGTAGCCGGTGACGGGCTGGGAGGCGGTGATGTTGCCGGCGACGATCTGCGCGGCGCGCTCGTCCTCGGGCTGCGGCGGGTGCCACTCCTCGGCCCAGTAGACCTCCGGATCGCGCAGCACGCGGTAGAGCTCCTTCGTCGGGAACTGGTCGTAGACGACGTAGTGCAGCGTTGCCCACTGGCTCGTCGCGGCGGCGTCGCTGACGGAGGCGAGCCGGGCGCCGATGCCAAGCGTCGCGTCGACGCGGCGTCCATAGTCGGGGAGATCGAAGTAGACGATGCGGAGCGAGATCGTCTCGTCGCGCCCCCCCTTGTCGAGGAGATCGCGCTCGGCCTTGTAGGCGGCGTGGTACTCGCCCGAGAACGAGACGTGCCGCATCCCGGCGATCGTCCTCTCGATTCCGGCGGGGGCCATCACGAGGTAGCCGAAGCTCGGCTGGTACTGGAGCAGCTCGATCCCGTGTGCCGCGAGGTCGGCGAGCCACTCGGGCTTCACCGGCGCGTCGAACTTGAGGAGGTACGGCCGCTTCGCTGCGGCGCCGATCGTCGCGTGCAGCTCGGCCGCCAGGATCGGCTCACCGTCCCGGGCGTCGAACCTCTCGGCGCCGACCGCCAGAACATCCGCGTCGTCGGCGGGCTGGAAGGCGAGGCCGTGCGCCGCGAGGGCCTGCACGGCGTCCGCGGGGAGCTCGACGAAGAGCCTCTCCCCGTAGCTCTCGACGACGCGCGACCCGCGGGGAAGGATGTCGAGCCGGTGGCCGGGAAGGGCCTCGATCCACCCCTTTCGGCTGGCGACCTGGGGGGCGGCCGCGGACCCGGTCGTCGAGATCAGTGTGGCCGCCATGAGGACGGCGATCGGGAAAGACCAGCCCGCGCCGGGTCGTATCATCTTTATATACCCCTCCGGCCCGCGCTCGGCGGCCCGCCTCCCGAAAAACCCGACAACCGGCCCGAGCGGACACCTTCGCCCGGGACCACTCATCCGGAATATTCGTCCATTCGGGCCGGGAGGCAATGGAAATGCCCCCGGAAAGCGAAACCCCGTCGCGACGGAAGCCGCGACGGGGCTCGTTCGATTCCGGGACGGCCGATCAGGTGCGGTTGAGGCGCGCCCTCTCCTCGGCGGTCATCGATCCTCCCGATCGCGAGGCGTTCGACGGATCCCCCACCGTGAGGATGGCGGGGATCGAGGTGTGGCCGTTGCCGTTCGTCCCGCCGTGCGACTTGCCGTTCCCCGTGGACGGCGAGAGCGCGGCGACCTGGATCGGGGCCGGCGCCGCGGGGGCCGCCCCGAGCTGCGGGACGCGGAGCGGCGTGCGCAGCCGCCCGTCCTCGCCGATCATCGGCAGCGGGACCTTCTTCCCGTGAGCGAAGATCTCGTGGCGCCCCTTCTTCTCGTACCATTCCTTGGTGGACGCGACCTGGAACATCTCCTCGACAATCTGCCGCCAGCCCACGCCGGTGTTGTAGGCGCAGAAGGAGACCTCACCGACCTGCGTCCCGTAGGGGATGATGCACATCTCGGTGCGCCGGAAGTCGTAGTTGAAGAGATCCTGGAACCACATGCCGGCGACGAGGAGGATGCGCCACTCGTACCGGTTCTGCTCGGCCAGGCCCAGGCGTCGGCCGTTGTGGCCGTCGATGACCTTCACGATGTCCCAGAGGCCGAGGCCCGGGGCGGCCTCCTTCGCGCGGTAGTTCCGGAGGACGCTCAGCACCATCTGCATCATCGTCATCGTGCGGCCGCGCGCGGCGTCGTTGATGACCTTCAAATCTTCCATGATCTGGTCGACGTTGAGGATCTGCGGGAAGGGCATGATCTGCTTCGTCGTCTCGTTGACGAGGAGCATCGTGCCGATGCCGCAGTTGGGGTGGCAGCCGCACTTGAGGTTTCCCCACTCGGCGTTCTTCCCGTCGATGAGGTCCCTCATGTCGCTGAAGGGGCCCGAGGCGGAGAGGGGGTACCAGTCGCGCATCGGCTCCGTCACGCCGAGCTGGGTCTTCACGTCGTGCGCGAGGTGCGAGAGGGTGTAGCGCTGCTTCTCGCGATCCTCGTCCGAGATCTCCTCGTCGCGCCCCGTGAACGAGACGGGCTGGAAGGAGATGGCGTTGATCTTGTCGATGTTGTCCACGGCCAGCTTGATGATCGGGCCGACCTGGTCGTTGTTGATCGTGTTGACGATCGTCACGACCAGCGTGATGTCGACGCCGGCCTCCTTCAGGTTCGTGATCGCCTGCCTCTTCACGTCGAAGAGGTTGCCGACGCCGCGGTGCGAGTTGGCCTCGTTCGTGACGCCGTCGAACTGGAGGTAGGCGAGGCGCAGCCCGGCGCGCTTCGCGGCCTTCGCGAACTCGAAGTCCTGCGCGAACCGGATGCCGTTCGTCGCCGCCTGCACGCTCTGGTAGCCGACCTTCCTCGCGTAGGCGACCGCCTCGAGGAAGTACGGGGAGATCGTCGGCTCGCCGCCGCTGAACTGCACCGACATCTGCCGCTTCGGCTTCACCTCGACCGCGTGGTCGAGGATCTCCTTGATCTCCTCCCACGTCAGCTCGTGGACGTAGCCGACCTGGTTCGCGTCCATGAAGCAGGGGTTGCACATCATGTTGCAGCGGTTCGTCAGGTCGACGGTGAGCACCGCCCCGCGGCCGTAGCGCACCGTGGAGGAGCCGTGGTCATGGTGCTCGTCGGGGGCCATGCGGAAATCGCGCCCCGGGTAGAGCTTCTCCATGCGCCTCAGGAAGTCGGAGTCGACCGCCATCATGTCCGAGAACGGGCCGTGCTTCTCGCACGTCTTCTCCATGAAGACCTTGCCGTCGCGCTCGACGATGGTCGCCTGGATCTCCCCGGGCTTCCCGTCGACGAGGATGTGCCAGTCGACCTCCCCGCTGATGATCTGGTCGCGCACCTCCTTGACGCAGCGCGGGCAGAGCGAGTCGGTCTTGCGCGGGAATCCGAGCTGAGGGTAGGAGCGCTCGCGGCTCTTGAGGAGGGGCGCCGGGGCCCACCTGGGCTGGAACGACCCCTCCGGGAACATCCGGTTCACAGTTTGAAAGGCGTGCCACGCGACG from Acidobacteriota bacterium includes:
- a CDS encoding S8 family serine peptidase, with translation MIRPGAGWSFPIAVLMAATLISTTGSAAAPQVASRKGWIEALPGHRLDILPRGSRVVESYGERLFVELPADAVQALAAHGLAFQPADDADVLAVGAERFDARDGEPILAAELHATIGAAAKRPYLLKFDAPVKPEWLADLAAHGIELLQYQPSFGYLVMAPAGIERTIAGMRHVSFSGEYHAAYKAERDLLDKGGRDETISLRIVYFDLPDYGRRVDATLGIGARLASVSDAAATSQWATLHYVVYDQFPTKELYRVLRDPEVYWAEEWHPPQPEDERAAQIVAGNITASQPVTGYHAWLAALGADGTGVTVAVADTGLDTGILATLHGDLRNRTTFATTFCSQNRDRDGHGTNVAGIAVGDPRLPTGTGLTDPGGFFWGAGSAPGAHLYFQKALDSTDCPGVSIDGANIAQDAVKFGGAQIGSHSYTDGLTPGSSYTSQCQVWDARVRDADSTTAGNQQYAVVFSAGNSGPAASSLSSPHAAKNIISVGNSENFRPGLCPGVAGCGGSADDIDTLNDSSSRGPTTDGRIKPDVTAPGHVIGGPKSSVVTTYDCFCDSSALAGCCASLGVDGSNKYTLFTGTSQAAPRVAGASAIVFNWFKNRFAVFPSPAMDKAILIQGAVDMKALDVPNNSEGWGRINLKNSLQSPLATQFVDQSTVIGTTGDAGAFTASYVVQDSRVPVKATLAWTDAPGAASCNPCLVNDLDLLLTQGATTWRGNNFTAGFTNTGAVADVRNNIEGINLAGNTLDCTPFQMKVRATTLGGDGVPGNADTTDQDFALVVGNAAPSGVPVAALSSSAVGAGCDADAFLDRRETASLTLQIQNAGCAAAAGVQATLSLASQPAGASVTLSPVGAEAIGSIGAGATVPHVWQISLANSASSFCGQKARFRVDFTDSAAHAWSDFVDVVLDANGFSTITNTDNVNTDNSFSKDPTEWTRQACRTTSPTLSWHMGQTDCSGIVRDSSTRDLVFSYTVGASDVLKQLQFQHAFNGYSNASFNDMVEVDIDPENDGTFVTLASWKAGINAPATMTLAGPFDLTPYNAAHGTTIKVRFRFTGGANWVGGANTAAGWDVDDIVFKYDQITCDAGSCPLCSAPTGLTNNSASDPASCLASGNAVSWTQDASAWNDGAVGARTYTVLRSGTPVASGGCGGAIPYGTTSCTDTTAAVGTAYTYTVRYTNGCASSAATAGAGATDLATPPSQVGDGLAGTTPVTIAYDGVHVILGWQANA
- a CDS encoding radical SAM protein yields the protein MRLNKIVGTGAAAAANVAWHAFQTVNRMFPEGSFQPRWAPAPLLKSRERSYPQLGFPRKTDSLCPRCVKEVRDQIISGEVDWHILVDGKPGEIQATIVERDGKVFMEKTCEKHGPFSDMMAVDSDFLRRMEKLYPGRDFRMAPDEHHDHGSSTVRYGRGAVLTVDLTNRCNMMCNPCFMDANQVGYVHELTWEEIKEILDHAVEVKPKRQMSVQFSGGEPTISPYFLEAVAYARKVGYQSVQAATNGIRFAQDFEFAKAAKRAGLRLAYLQFDGVTNEANSHRGVGNLFDVKRQAITNLKEAGVDITLVVTIVNTINNDQVGPIIKLAVDNIDKINAISFQPVSFTGRDEEISDEDREKQRYTLSHLAHDVKTQLGVTEPMRDWYPLSASGPFSDMRDLIDGKNAEWGNLKCGCHPNCGIGTMLLVNETTKQIMPFPQILNVDQIMEDLKVINDAARGRTMTMMQMVLSVLRNYRAKEAAPGLGLWDIVKVIDGHNGRRLGLAEQNRYEWRILLVAGMWFQDLFNYDFRRTEMCIIPYGTQVGEVSFCAYNTGVGWRQIVEEMFQVASTKEWYEKKGRHEIFAHGKKVPLPMIGEDGRLRTPLRVPQLGAAPAAPAPIQVAALSPSTGNGKSHGGTNGNGHTSIPAILTVGDPSNASRSGGSMTAEERARLNRT